A single Bosea sp. PAMC 26642 DNA region contains:
- the glgB gene encoding 1,4-alpha-glucan branching protein GlgB has protein sequence MNRQLPLRSTTLPANDLALLEEGRHPDPFAVLGRHAVGEQMIVRAFIPGSAYVELVTGEGESRRTTAMVGHGGGLFEAHAPDDIPYRLRVAWPGGIMEAADPYSFGLLLPDEDIYLFAEGRHFDLSTRLGANPCRFGDVDGVLFAVWAPNAGSVSVVGDFNGWDNRRHPMRRRLGPGVWELFIPGVEIGASYKYAIVTPHGERLPFKADPLARRTELPPRTASIVAARPAFTWSDEAWLDKRSRAHPMAEPMSTYELHVGSWLRTEWGQLGSWDEATDRLIPYIQHMGFTHIELMPITEHPFGGSWGYQPLGMFAPTARLGEPDAFARFVDRCHAAGIGVILDWVPAHFPSDEHGLARFDGTALYEHEDPREGFHRDWNTLIYNVGRREVRGFLIASALWWLETFHLDGLRVDAVASMLYRDYSREPGEWVPNQYGGRENLEAVSFFQELNTLVGERTRGAVTIAEESTAWPGVTSPVHHGGLGFHFKWNMGWMHDSLRYFTHDPIHRGYHRDDVTFGLIYAFSENFVLPISHDEVVHGKGSLLSRMPGDDWQRFANLRLFLAMMWAHPGKKLLFMGCEFGAEAEWSVDAPFPWPHPYDDLRQGVSRLVRDLNAVYRATPALHRLDHTPDGFAWIVADDSENAVFAFSRSGGDGTPDILVIANMTPVPRHDYRIGVVKPGLWRERLNSDAGIYGGAGLGNGGERHSDAVAAHGQVQSLSLTLPPLGLLILEHDAASG, from the coding sequence ATGAACCGCCAGTTGCCGCTCCGCTCAACCACGCTCCCGGCGAACGACCTTGCTTTGCTGGAGGAAGGCCGCCATCCCGATCCCTTCGCGGTTCTCGGCCGGCACGCCGTCGGCGAGCAGATGATCGTGCGCGCTTTCATTCCGGGCTCGGCCTATGTCGAACTCGTGACCGGCGAGGGCGAAAGCCGGCGGACGACGGCCATGGTCGGCCATGGCGGCGGCCTGTTCGAGGCTCATGCGCCCGATGACATTCCCTATCGTCTGCGCGTGGCCTGGCCGGGTGGCATCATGGAGGCGGCAGACCCCTACAGCTTCGGCCTGCTGCTCCCCGATGAAGATATCTATCTCTTCGCCGAAGGTCGCCATTTCGATCTCTCGACGCGGCTTGGTGCCAATCCTTGCCGCTTTGGCGACGTCGACGGCGTGCTCTTCGCCGTCTGGGCGCCCAATGCCGGCAGCGTTTCGGTCGTCGGCGATTTCAACGGCTGGGACAATCGCCGCCATCCGATGCGCAGGCGCCTTGGTCCCGGTGTTTGGGAGCTTTTCATTCCCGGCGTCGAGATCGGCGCGAGCTATAAATATGCCATCGTCACGCCCCATGGTGAACGCTTGCCGTTCAAGGCAGATCCCCTGGCGCGGCGGACCGAACTGCCGCCCCGCACGGCCTCCATCGTCGCGGCCAGGCCGGCATTCACCTGGAGCGACGAGGCGTGGCTCGACAAACGCAGCCGTGCCCATCCCATGGCCGAGCCGATGTCGACCTACGAGCTCCATGTCGGCTCCTGGCTGCGCACGGAATGGGGCCAGCTCGGTTCCTGGGACGAGGCCACCGACCGGCTGATCCCCTACATCCAGCATATGGGCTTCACCCATATCGAGTTGATGCCGATCACAGAGCATCCCTTCGGCGGTTCATGGGGCTATCAGCCGCTCGGCATGTTCGCGCCCACGGCGCGGCTTGGCGAACCGGACGCTTTCGCCCGCTTCGTCGACCGCTGCCACGCAGCGGGCATCGGCGTCATCCTCGACTGGGTGCCGGCGCATTTCCCCTCCGACGAGCATGGGCTGGCGCGCTTCGATGGCACGGCGCTGTACGAACACGAGGATCCGCGCGAGGGCTTCCACCGCGACTGGAACACGCTGATCTACAATGTCGGTCGGCGCGAGGTGCGCGGCTTCCTGATCGCCTCGGCGCTGTGGTGGCTGGAGACCTTCCATCTCGACGGTCTGCGCGTCGATGCCGTCGCCTCGATGCTCTACCGCGACTACAGCCGCGAGCCGGGCGAATGGGTGCCCAACCAGTATGGCGGCCGCGAGAACCTCGAGGCCGTCAGCTTCTTCCAGGAGCTCAATACATTGGTCGGCGAACGAACCCGGGGCGCCGTGACCATCGCGGAGGAATCGACCGCCTGGCCCGGAGTCACCAGCCCCGTCCATCATGGCGGGCTCGGCTTCCATTTCAAATGGAACATGGGCTGGATGCACGACTCCCTGCGCTATTTCACGCACGACCCGATTCATCGCGGATATCACCGCGACGACGTCACCTTCGGCCTGATTTACGCGTTCTCGGAGAACTTCGTGCTGCCGATCTCGCATGACGAGGTCGTCCACGGCAAAGGCTCGCTGCTCTCCCGTATGCCGGGCGACGACTGGCAGCGCTTTGCCAATCTGCGCCTCTTCCTGGCGATGATGTGGGCCCACCCGGGCAAGAAGCTGCTCTTCATGGGCTGCGAATTCGGCGCCGAGGCCGAATGGAGCGTCGATGCCCCCTTCCCCTGGCCGCATCCCTATGACGACCTTCGGCAGGGCGTGTCCAGGCTGGTACGCGACCTCAACGCCGTCTATCGCGCTACGCCCGCGCTGCACCGGCTCGACCACACGCCCGACGGCTTCGCCTGGATCGTCGCCGACGACAGCGAAAATGCAGTCTTCGCCTTCAGCCGCTCGGGCGGCGATGGCACGCCCGACATCCTCGTTATCGCCAACATGACGCCGGTGCCGCGACACGATTATCGCATCGGCGTGGTGAAACCTGGTCTCTGGCGCGAGCGCCTGAACAGCGACGCCGGGATCTACGGCGGCGCCGGCCTTGGCAATGGCGGTGAGCGGCATAGCGACGCCGTGGCAGCCCATGGCCAGGTACAGAGCCTGTCGCTGACCCTGCCGCCGCTGGGGCTGCTCATTCTTGAGCACGATGCTGCGTCAGGCTGA
- the malQ gene encoding 4-alpha-glucanotransferase, with amino-acid sequence MSDEMLRQLAAKAGIAPQWTDQAGDVRDVAPDSLRAILAALGLPADGDSALRNSLSMLESGVNATATSRFTTARIGQPVSLPMSAAGGTRVEITLESGAQRVVTSADGYDGALTLPAFDEPGYHVVRTADGDFTVATAPGRCITFADLNAGSPGWGLAAQIYSLRSRDDGGIGNFAGVAELGRKAAARGADALAISPVHALYGAEPGHFSPYSPSTRLFFNPLHADPNAALPEAMLQAVITKAGLAERMAALSALPQVDWLAATPLRQTLLRGLFAALRDPAAAAEPAHAEFERALADASPLLKAHAVFEALHAAQLRDDPNAWSWRNWQAPYRDPDSPEVAAFAVGHADEVAYQIFLQWLTGRSYGEAQRACHEAGMKVGLIADLAIGMDGSGSHAWSRQHEVLGGLSVGAPPDYYSAEGQSWGLTTFSPRGLAASGFAPFIETLRASLRYVGGIRIDHVMGMSRLWLVPEGASALDGAYVTFPSETLFRLIALESWRHKAIVIGEDLGTLPDGFRDYLRGQGVAGLRVLRFEKTDDGYIPPEHWDPAAAALTTTHDLIPTAGWWAGADLEPSDDGTDPEGARAWDRGLLWGSFQNAGLVEGERPAPSDPAPVVDAAIRYIARTPCTLKLLSIEDALAIETQPNVPGTTTEKPNWRHRLDGEAGALLDDDAVRHRLAHLGPPR; translated from the coding sequence ATGAGCGACGAAATGCTGCGCCAGCTCGCGGCCAAGGCCGGCATCGCCCCGCAATGGACCGACCAGGCCGGGGATGTGCGCGACGTCGCCCCCGACAGCCTGCGCGCGATCCTGGCGGCGCTCGGCCTGCCGGCCGACGGCGATTCCGCCCTTCGCAACTCGCTCTCCATGCTGGAAAGCGGCGTCAATGCCACGGCGACCTCGCGCTTCACCACCGCCCGAATCGGCCAGCCGGTCAGCCTGCCGATGAGCGCAGCCGGCGGCACTAGAGTCGAGATCACGCTGGAAAGTGGCGCGCAGCGCGTCGTCACATCCGCAGACGGCTACGACGGCGCGCTGACGCTGCCGGCTTTCGACGAGCCCGGTTACCACGTCGTCCGGACCGCCGATGGCGATTTCACCGTCGCGACAGCCCCCGGGCGCTGCATCACCTTCGCCGATCTCAACGCCGGATCGCCCGGCTGGGGGCTGGCGGCGCAGATCTATTCCCTGCGCAGCCGCGACGATGGCGGCATCGGCAATTTCGCCGGCGTCGCCGAACTCGGCCGCAAAGCCGCTGCGCGCGGCGCCGACGCGCTCGCCATCAGTCCGGTCCACGCGCTCTATGGCGCCGAGCCCGGCCATTTCAGTCCCTACTCCCCCTCGACCCGGCTGTTCTTCAACCCGCTCCACGCCGATCCCAATGCCGCCTTGCCCGAAGCGATGCTGCAGGCCGTCATAACGAAGGCAGGTCTGGCCGAGCGGATGGCCGCCCTTTCGGCCCTGCCCCAGGTCGACTGGCTTGCGGCGACGCCGCTGCGCCAGACCCTGCTGCGCGGCCTGTTCGCCGCGTTGCGCGATCCTGCCGCCGCCGCCGAGCCGGCCCATGCCGAGTTCGAGCGCGCGCTGGCCGACGCCTCGCCGCTGCTGAAGGCCCACGCCGTCTTCGAGGCGCTGCACGCGGCGCAACTGCGCGACGATCCGAACGCCTGGAGCTGGCGCAACTGGCAGGCGCCCTACCGCGATCCAGACAGCCCGGAGGTCGCGGCCTTCGCCGTCGGACATGCCGACGAGGTCGCCTACCAGATCTTCCTGCAATGGCTGACCGGCCGCTCCTATGGCGAGGCCCAACGTGCCTGCCACGAGGCCGGCATGAAGGTCGGGCTGATCGCCGACCTCGCCATCGGCATGGACGGCTCGGGCAGCCATGCCTGGAGCCGTCAACACGAGGTGCTGGGCGGCCTGAGCGTCGGCGCACCACCCGACTACTACTCCGCCGAGGGCCAGAGCTGGGGCCTGACCACCTTCTCCCCGCGCGGCCTCGCGGCTTCGGGCTTCGCGCCCTTCATCGAGACCCTGCGCGCCAGCCTGCGCTATGTCGGCGGCATCCGCATCGACCACGTCATGGGCATGAGTCGGCTCTGGCTCGTGCCCGAAGGCGCGAGCGCACTAGACGGCGCCTATGTCACCTTCCCGTCCGAGACGCTGTTCCGGCTGATCGCGCTTGAATCCTGGCGCCACAAGGCGATCGTCATTGGCGAGGATCTGGGCACTCTGCCCGACGGTTTTCGCGACTATCTGCGCGGGCAGGGCGTCGCCGGCCTGCGCGTGCTGCGCTTTGAAAAGACGGACGATGGCTACATCCCACCCGAGCACTGGGACCCGGCTGCCGCTGCGCTGACCACGACGCACGACCTGATCCCGACCGCCGGCTGGTGGGCCGGCGCCGATCTCGAACCCAGCGACGATGGCACCGACCCCGAAGGCGCCCGCGCCTGGGATCGCGGCCTGCTCTGGGGTTCCTTCCAGAACGCCGGGCTCGTCGAGGGCGAGCGTCCGGCTCCGTCCGACCCCGCCCCCGTGGTCGACGCCGCGATCCGCTACATCGCCAGGACCCCCTGCACGCTGAAACTGCTCTCGATCGAGGACGCGCTCGCCATCGAGACCCAGCCCAATGTGCCCGGCACCACCACCGAAAAGCCGAACTGGCGCCACCGCCTCGACGGCGAGGCCGGCGCCTTGCTGGATGACGATGCGGTCCGGCACCGCCTGGCCCATCTCGGCCCGCCGCGCTGA
- a CDS encoding SNF2-related protein: MRFTPHPHQLVASDAILTARAGGAPGFLLGDLTGLGKTLSAWLALSAMPEDEILVICPKGAIPQWRRTMALSGLPAKRVTLMNFEKTKSLLAPPADSKRRSVRAKNNELAKHGAPKRTWPLVVIDEAHRIRNPNSQQGLVCRQMAAAAQFTIYMSATAGQSPHELSYLGPLLARAAGMPSADLDGFRVLMKQLRIGRAKGRWKNWSWEPNEADRVRMAGLLYRGEKAIGLRRRPEEIAGWPEVQRELAPVALDAAARKLYDATWREFRKELGLAGGSTRKPQSWAADLRFRQKASLLRIPGTVDFCDDLLGNDEQVAVSVAFLETSAMLAEALRGRGWRVGEINGERSGAVNEETRVSFQTGGLDAVIFTVTESISLHRGEMPGGERERSLVIHDMRHSAIQLQQIEGRCHRDGQHATIFYAYAEETVEEMVAATVIARMATMEGLAGDDTRMLEAIAGIVEARAAA; the protein is encoded by the coding sequence ATGCGCTTCACTCCGCATCCGCACCAGCTTGTCGCCAGCGACGCGATCCTTACCGCGCGGGCCGGCGGCGCGCCGGGCTTCCTGCTGGGCGACCTGACAGGGCTCGGCAAGACGCTCTCGGCCTGGCTCGCGCTCTCGGCGATGCCGGAGGACGAGATTCTGGTGATCTGCCCCAAAGGTGCGATCCCGCAATGGCGGCGGACGATGGCGCTGTCGGGACTCCCGGCCAAGCGCGTGACGCTGATGAATTTCGAGAAGACAAAATCGCTGCTGGCGCCGCCTGCCGACAGCAAGAGGCGCTCGGTGCGAGCCAAGAACAACGAGCTCGCCAAGCATGGCGCGCCCAAGCGAACCTGGCCGCTGGTGGTGATCGACGAGGCGCACCGCATCCGCAATCCGAACTCGCAGCAGGGGCTGGTCTGCCGGCAGATGGCGGCTGCCGCCCAATTCACGATCTATATGAGCGCGACCGCCGGTCAGTCGCCGCACGAACTCTCCTATCTCGGGCCGCTGCTGGCGCGGGCGGCGGGGATGCCGAGCGCCGATCTCGACGGGTTCCGGGTGCTGATGAAGCAGCTCAGGATCGGCCGGGCGAAAGGGCGCTGGAAGAACTGGAGCTGGGAGCCCAACGAGGCCGACCGGGTGCGGATGGCCGGTCTGCTCTATCGCGGCGAGAAGGCAATCGGCCTGCGCCGGCGGCCGGAGGAGATCGCCGGCTGGCCGGAGGTGCAGCGCGAGCTTGCGCCGGTGGCGCTCGATGCCGCGGCGCGCAAGCTCTACGACGCGACCTGGCGGGAGTTCCGGAAGGAGCTGGGGCTAGCCGGCGGTTCGACGCGCAAGCCGCAGAGCTGGGCCGCCGATCTGCGCTTCCGCCAGAAGGCAAGCCTGCTGCGCATCCCCGGCACGGTGGATTTCTGCGACGACCTGCTCGGAAACGACGAGCAGGTCGCGGTCTCGGTCGCGTTTCTGGAAACCAGCGCGATGCTGGCGGAGGCCTTGCGCGGGCGCGGCTGGCGAGTCGGGGAGATCAATGGCGAGCGCTCGGGCGCGGTCAACGAGGAGACGCGGGTCTCCTTCCAGACCGGCGGACTCGATGCGGTGATCTTCACCGTGACGGAATCGATTTCCCTGCATCGCGGCGAGATGCCCGGCGGCGAGCGCGAGCGCTCGCTAGTGATCCACGACATGCGCCATTCGGCGATCCAGCTGCAGCAGATCGAGGGCCGCTGCCATCGCGACGGCCAGCACGCGACGATCTTCTACGCCTATGCGGAAGAGACGGTCGAGGAGATGGTCGCCGCGACCGTGATCGCGCGCATGGCCACCATGGAGGGGCTGGCCGGGGACGATACGCGGATGCTGGAGGCGATCGCCGGCATCGTCGAGGCGCGTGCGGCGGCCTGA
- a CDS encoding M20 family metallopeptidase, whose product MTRAQAIAHAQDYFDSGAFKSDLARLIAMPTESQNPDRAPVLTQYLETEMRPLFESLGFECRILHHSIARGPFLFAQRIEDKSLPTIFGYGHGDVIRGLDAQWSEGLSPWTLTERGDRWYGRGVVDNKGQHVININALRAVLESRGKLGFNAKYLIEMGEESGSPGLRELCAEQAELFRSDVLIASDGPRLNAERPTVFLGARGVITFDLSIVAREGGHHSGNWGGILSDPAIQLAHAIASITSPTGQIKISEWVPTELPRAVREAVADCIIDGGPDGPTIDPDWGEPGLSPAEQVFGWCSFDVLAMKSGVPETPVNAVPPSAWARCALRFVVGIDPTDVVPALRRHLDRYGFEMVEIIMPGTERFGATRLDPEDPWVSFTLDSIARSTNKKPALLPNLGGSLPNDIFAELLGLRTIWVPHSYPGCSQHAPDEHLPVAIAREGLTLMAGLYWDIGEGDTPPL is encoded by the coding sequence ATGACCCGCGCCCAGGCCATCGCTCATGCGCAAGACTATTTTGACTCAGGGGCGTTCAAGAGCGACCTCGCCCGCCTCATCGCCATGCCGACCGAGAGCCAGAACCCCGATCGCGCGCCCGTCCTCACGCAATATCTCGAAACCGAGATGCGGCCCCTGTTCGAAAGCCTCGGCTTCGAATGCCGCATCCTGCATCATTCCATCGCCAGGGGCCCGTTCCTCTTCGCGCAGCGCATCGAGGATAAATCGCTTCCGACGATCTTCGGCTATGGCCATGGCGACGTGATCCGCGGCCTCGATGCACAGTGGAGCGAGGGCCTTTCGCCCTGGACGCTGACCGAGCGCGGCGACCGCTGGTATGGCCGCGGCGTCGTCGACAACAAGGGCCAGCACGTCATCAACATCAACGCCTTGCGCGCGGTTCTTGAATCGCGTGGAAAGCTCGGCTTCAACGCCAAATACCTGATCGAGATGGGCGAGGAATCAGGCTCGCCCGGCCTGCGCGAACTCTGCGCCGAACAGGCTGAGCTGTTCCGCTCCGACGTGCTGATCGCCTCGGACGGCCCACGCCTCAATGCCGAGCGCCCGACCGTCTTCCTCGGTGCACGCGGCGTCATCACCTTCGACCTTTCGATCGTCGCGCGCGAAGGCGGCCATCATTCCGGCAACTGGGGCGGCATCCTCTCCGACCCCGCGATCCAGCTCGCCCATGCCATCGCCAGCATCACCTCACCGACGGGGCAGATCAAGATATCCGAATGGGTGCCAACGGAACTGCCGCGCGCCGTGCGCGAGGCGGTCGCCGATTGCATCATCGACGGCGGCCCCGACGGCCCCACCATCGACCCGGACTGGGGGGAGCCCGGCCTGTCGCCGGCCGAACAGGTCTTCGGCTGGTGTTCGTTCGACGTGCTGGCCATGAAGTCCGGCGTTCCCGAGACCCCGGTCAACGCCGTGCCCCCGAGCGCCTGGGCGCGCTGTGCGCTGCGCTTCGTCGTCGGCATCGATCCGACCGATGTCGTGCCCGCGCTGCGCCGTCATCTCGACCGCTACGGGTTCGAGATGGTCGAGATCATCATGCCCGGCACCGAGCGCTTCGGCGCGACGCGACTCGATCCGGAAGATCCGTGGGTCTCCTTCACGCTCGATTCGATCGCGCGCAGCACGAACAAGAAGCCGGCGCTGCTGCCCAATCTCGGCGGTTCGCTGCCCAACGACATCTTCGCGGAACTTCTTGGCTTGCGCACGATCTGGGTGCCGCACTCCTATCCCGGCTGCTCGCAGCACGCCCCCGACGAGCATCTGCCGGTCGCCATCGCCCGCGAGGGCCTGACGCTGATGGCGGGGCTCTACTGGGATATCGGCGAGGGCGATACGCCCCCGCTCTGA
- a CDS encoding 2-isopropylmalate synthase: MTDATQNGSSTDVSRKDRVLIFDTTLRDGEQSPGATMTFEEKLEIADFLDAMGVDIIEAGFPIASDGDFEAVSAIAARVKRATVAGLARAGQKDIDRAGEAVKGAVKPRIHTFLSTSPVHMKYKLQKSPEEVLELVRSSVTRARNWVDDVEWSAEDGTRTEMDFLCACVETAIKAGATTINIPDTVGYTTPDEYRALFRTVRERVPNSDKAIFSVHCHNDLGMAVANTLAGLEGGARQIECTINGIGERAGNAALEEIVMAIRTRSDVLPYETGIEAAMLNRASKLVATATSFPVQYNKAIVGRNAFAHESGIHQDGMLKHTQTYEIMTPESVGVSKTSLVMGKHSGRAAFRSKLKEMGYDLGDNQLEDAFTRFKTLTDRKKHVYDEDIEALVDENIASAHDLVKLVSLTVIAGTRGPQRATLKLDVEGRIVTEEAEGNGPVDAVFNAIKAIMPHEATLELYQVHAVTEGTDAQAEVTVRLSQDGSSVTGRGADPDTLVSSAKAYLVALNKLVAKGGRLHSQAAAE; encoded by the coding sequence ATGACCGACGCCACCCAGAACGGCTCCAGCACCGACGTATCTCGCAAGGACCGCGTGCTGATCTTCGACACCACCCTGCGCGACGGCGAGCAATCGCCTGGCGCCACCATGACCTTCGAGGAGAAGCTCGAGATCGCCGATTTCCTCGACGCGATGGGCGTCGATATCATCGAAGCCGGTTTCCCGATCGCGTCGGACGGCGATTTCGAGGCGGTCTCGGCGATCGCCGCCCGCGTCAAGCGCGCGACCGTGGCGGGGCTGGCCCGGGCCGGGCAGAAGGACATCGACCGGGCCGGTGAGGCGGTGAAGGGCGCGGTCAAGCCGCGCATCCACACTTTCCTGTCCACCTCGCCGGTGCATATGAAATACAAGCTGCAGAAATCGCCCGAAGAGGTGCTGGAGCTGGTGCGCTCCTCGGTGACGCGGGCGCGCAACTGGGTCGACGACGTCGAGTGGTCGGCCGAGGACGGCACCCGCACCGAAATGGATTTCCTGTGCGCTTGCGTCGAGACCGCGATCAAGGCCGGCGCGACGACGATCAACATCCCCGACACGGTCGGCTACACCACGCCCGACGAGTACCGGGCGCTGTTCCGGACGGTGCGCGAGCGCGTGCCCAATTCCGACAAGGCGATCTTCTCGGTGCACTGCCACAACGATCTCGGCATGGCGGTCGCCAACACCTTGGCCGGTCTGGAGGGCGGGGCGCGCCAGATCGAATGCACCATCAACGGCATCGGCGAGCGCGCCGGCAATGCGGCGCTGGAAGAGATCGTGATGGCGATCCGCACCCGTTCCGACGTGCTGCCATACGAGACCGGGATCGAGGCCGCGATGCTCAACCGCGCCTCGAAGCTGGTCGCGACCGCGACCTCCTTCCCGGTGCAGTACAACAAGGCGATCGTAGGCCGGAACGCCTTCGCGCATGAGAGCGGCATCCATCAGGACGGGATGCTGAAGCACACCCAGACCTACGAGATCATGACGCCGGAATCGGTCGGCGTCTCCAAGACCTCGCTGGTGATGGGCAAGCATTCGGGCCGCGCCGCCTTCCGCTCCAAGCTGAAGGAGATGGGCTACGATCTCGGCGACAACCAGTTGGAAGACGCCTTTACCCGCTTCAAGACGCTGACCGACCGCAAGAAGCACGTCTATGACGAGGATATCGAGGCGCTGGTCGATGAGAACATCGCCTCGGCCCATGATCTGGTGAAGCTGGTCTCGCTGACAGTGATCGCCGGTACGCGGGGCCCTCAGCGGGCGACGCTGAAGCTCGATGTCGAGGGCCGGATCGTGACCGAGGAGGCCGAGGGCAACGGCCCGGTCGATGCGGTGTTCAATGCGATCAAGGCGATCATGCCGCATGAGGCGACACTCGAGCTCTATCAGGTCCATGCCGTGACCGAGGGCACCGACGCGCAGGCCGAGGTCACTGTGCGGCTGTCGCAGGACGGCTCCTCCGTCACCGGCCGCGGCGCCGACCCTGATACGCTGGTCTCCTCGGCCAAGGCGTATCTGGTGGCGCTGAACAAGCTCGTCGCCAAGGGCGGAAGGCTGCATTCCCAGGCGGCCGCGGAATAG
- a CDS encoding YoaK family protein: MTVYVRRTIGLASALSALAGYIDAIGFISLGGFFVSFMTGNSTRFGIEIARGNLMGIAISGGLLATFVVGVVIGALIAKAAGHWRRAAVLGWVTICLATAALFDNLGNLAVSTGALVLAMAAANSVFQRNGEVTIGVTYMTGTLVKMGQQIANALTGGPKLAWLRNFTIWFGLALGSVAGAVAYDAVGSLAIWLSAGVSAVLALGSLSIPAHID; encoded by the coding sequence ATGACCGTCTATGTGCGCAGAACCATCGGTCTAGCCTCGGCCTTGTCCGCGCTGGCAGGCTATATCGACGCGATCGGCTTCATCAGCCTCGGCGGCTTCTTCGTCTCGTTCATGACCGGCAATTCGACGCGCTTCGGCATCGAGATCGCGCGCGGCAACCTGATGGGGATCGCGATCTCCGGCGGTCTGCTCGCCACCTTCGTGGTCGGCGTCGTCATCGGCGCGCTCATCGCCAAGGCCGCCGGCCACTGGCGCCGCGCCGCCGTGCTCGGCTGGGTGACGATCTGCCTGGCCACCGCCGCCCTCTTCGACAATCTCGGCAATCTGGCCGTCAGCACCGGGGCGCTGGTCCTGGCAATGGCGGCCGCGAATTCGGTCTTCCAGCGCAATGGCGAGGTCACGATCGGCGTCACTTACATGACCGGCACGCTCGTCAAGATGGGCCAGCAGATTGCCAACGCGCTGACCGGCGGCCCGAAACTGGCCTGGCTCAGGAACTTCACGATCTGGTTTGGCCTCGCGCTCGGTTCGGTTGCCGGCGCAGTCGCCTATGATGCCGTCGGCAGCCTCGCGATTTGGCTTTCGGCCGGTGTCAGCGCCGTGCTGGCCCTCGGCTCGCTGAGCATTCCAGCCCATATCGACTGA